A window of Paenibacillus sp. 19GGS1-52 contains these coding sequences:
- the rlmN gene encoding 23S rRNA (adenine(2503)-C(2))-methyltransferase RlmN, whose amino-acid sequence MKPLIYDFSLEELQQWAKDNGEPAFRGGQIFDWLYVKRVTEFESMSNLSKSLREKLSEQFSILALTEITKLESKDGTVKFLFGLHDDHAIETVIMKHNYGNSVCVTTQVGCRVGCTFCASTLGGLKRDLTAGEIVAQVVRSQQILDTRGERVSSIVIMGTGEPFENYDATMRFLRLMIHEKGLNIGQRHITVSTSGIVPNIYKFADEDTQINLAISIHAPNDALRSKLMPVNRRFPFDDVIESLRYYQAKTGRRVSFEYALIGGINDQPEHAEELAGVLKTMLCHVNLIPVNHVPERKYVRTSRNDIFEFQRILSDHGINVTIRREQGHDIAAACGQLRAKHMELG is encoded by the coding sequence ATGAAACCTTTAATATATGATTTCTCTTTGGAAGAGTTACAGCAGTGGGCGAAGGACAATGGAGAACCTGCTTTTCGCGGCGGACAAATCTTTGACTGGCTGTATGTGAAGCGTGTAACGGAATTCGAGTCTATGAGTAATTTGTCCAAATCGCTGCGTGAGAAGCTGAGTGAACAGTTTTCGATTCTGGCATTGACAGAGATTACGAAGCTGGAATCAAAGGATGGTACAGTGAAATTCCTGTTCGGTCTGCATGATGATCATGCGATTGAGACAGTTATTATGAAACATAATTATGGCAACAGCGTTTGTGTAACGACACAGGTCGGCTGCCGAGTCGGCTGTACCTTCTGCGCATCTACTCTTGGTGGGTTGAAGCGGGATTTAACGGCGGGTGAGATTGTTGCTCAGGTTGTTCGTTCTCAGCAAATTTTGGATACACGCGGCGAACGTGTCAGCAGCATAGTCATTATGGGTACTGGCGAGCCATTCGAGAATTATGACGCCACAATGAGATTTCTGCGTCTCATGATCCACGAAAAAGGTCTTAATATTGGACAACGTCACATTACTGTCTCAACAAGCGGAATCGTACCCAATATCTATAAATTCGCTGATGAGGATACACAGATTAATCTGGCGATTTCGATTCATGCTCCTAACGATGCGCTTCGTTCGAAACTGATGCCGGTTAACCGACGCTTCCCGTTTGATGATGTGATTGAGTCATTACGCTATTATCAGGCCAAGACAGGTCGACGCGTCAGCTTTGAGTACGCTCTGATCGGTGGTATCAATGACCAGCCAGAGCATGCGGAAGAGCTGGCTGGCGTGCTAAAAACAATGTTATGCCACGTCAACCTGATTCCGGTAAATCATGTGCCGGAACGCAAATATGTACGTACTTCACGCAATGATATCTTTGAGTTTCAACGTATTCTGTCCGATCATGGCATAAATGTTACTATACGTCGTGAGCAAGGCCATGACATAGCGGCCGCATGTGGACAGCTGCGCGCCAAACATATGGAGTTGGGGTGA
- the rsmB gene encoding 16S rRNA (cytosine(967)-C(5))-methyltransferase RsmB encodes MTAGNNVTGGSGVRGNQTGNPKKSSAGSAREVALDILVRVEQQGAYSNLLLNSSLQKSSLSREDIGLVTELVYGTISRTYTLDYVLGDFVSKGIAKLQPWVRNLLRLSLYQIMYLDRIPSHAAVNEAVNISKKRGHQGISGMVNGVLRSVLRAGELPKLSEHLRVDERIAILHSHPLWMVQRWIAEYGADTAEAICAANNEPPAVSVRVNTTMISRDSLLHQMVEQGLQAAPSKVTPFGIVVKGGGNLALSSWYRDGYLSIQDESSMLVAEAVAPEPGMRVLDCCAAPGGKSAHMGELMKDEGYIYANDLHLHKAKLVSDQAQRLGLACIVTGSVDALELEQTLEPESFDRVLLDAPCSGLGVIRRKPDLKWRKQPEDVASVAKLQGELLQSVSKLLKPGGVLVYSTCTTEQAENKEIVAAFLKQNPNFASVTFASPLWERLEGTALAAGEGLQLLPQHYGSDGFYIARLQRNT; translated from the coding sequence ATGACCGCGGGTAATAACGTCACCGGAGGCAGCGGTGTGCGTGGGAATCAGACCGGAAACCCTAAGAAATCCTCGGCCGGCTCAGCTCGGGAAGTTGCACTTGATATTCTCGTCAGAGTGGAGCAGCAGGGAGCATACAGCAATTTGCTGCTGAACAGCAGTCTGCAAAAATCAAGTTTAAGCCGAGAGGATATCGGATTGGTAACCGAACTCGTCTATGGTACAATCTCTCGGACGTATACGCTTGATTATGTGCTTGGAGATTTCGTTAGTAAAGGAATCGCTAAGCTGCAGCCATGGGTACGCAACCTGCTGCGTCTCAGTTTATACCAAATTATGTATCTGGATCGTATCCCTTCTCATGCTGCCGTTAACGAGGCTGTGAATATATCCAAGAAACGCGGACATCAAGGTATATCCGGTATGGTCAACGGCGTTCTTCGCAGTGTTCTCCGTGCTGGAGAATTACCTAAGCTGTCTGAACATCTTCGCGTCGATGAGCGTATTGCCATTCTGCATTCCCATCCGCTCTGGATGGTGCAGCGCTGGATTGCCGAGTATGGTGCTGATACTGCCGAAGCTATCTGCGCTGCCAACAATGAGCCGCCTGCAGTCAGTGTACGTGTGAACACTACGATGATCAGTCGCGATTCTCTGCTCCATCAAATGGTTGAACAAGGTCTGCAAGCTGCACCATCTAAGGTTACCCCGTTTGGTATTGTCGTCAAAGGTGGCGGCAATCTGGCACTTTCCTCCTGGTATCGTGACGGCTATCTATCCATTCAGGATGAGAGCTCCATGCTTGTGGCGGAGGCTGTAGCTCCGGAGCCGGGCATGAGAGTGCTTGACTGCTGCGCCGCTCCGGGTGGCAAGAGTGCACACATGGGTGAGCTGATGAAAGATGAGGGTTACATCTATGCTAATGATTTGCATCTTCATAAGGCCAAGCTGGTCTCTGACCAAGCTCAGCGTCTTGGATTAGCATGTATTGTAACTGGGAGCGTTGATGCGTTGGAGCTGGAACAAACCCTCGAACCTGAATCTTTTGACAGAGTCTTGCTTGATGCGCCTTGTTCTGGTCTTGGTGTAATCCGCCGCAAGCCCGATCTCAAATGGCGTAAGCAGCCGGAGGATGTGGCTAGCGTAGCCAAGCTGCAGGGAGAACTATTGCAATCGGTCTCCAAGCTGTTGAAGCCGGGAGGTGTGCTGGTCTATAGTACCTGTACAACAGAACAAGCAGAGAACAAGGAAATTGTTGCAGCCTTCCTGAAGCAGAATCCTAACTTCGCTTCAGTAACCTTTGCTTCACCTTTATGGGAGAGGCTGGAGGGAACTGCTCTTGCTGCAGGAGAAGGTCTTCAGCTTTTGCCACAGCATTACGGTAGTGATGGGTTTTATATTGCTCGGCTTCAGCGGAACACCTAA
- the fmt gene encoding methionyl-tRNA formyltransferase: MKIVFMGTPAFAVPCLQMLIDEGYEVVAVVTQPDRPQGRKKNLVPSPVKEAAMSLGLPVIQPERMRRPEAVAELATYAPDLIVTAAYGQILPKAVLDLPRNGCVNVHGSLLPKYRGGAPIQRCIINGEKETGVTLMYMAEGLDTGDMISRVVVPVEDEDTSGILFGKLSLAGRDLLKAEMPRLAAGRRSATPQDDSEATYAPNLSREDERIDWNARSLDTYNRVRGLVPFSGAFTLWNGETFKVWAAKVAVQGKNGNHKEPGTVLSINEQGVEVKTGDGSILLTSVQPAGKKVMSAADFSRGAAMKPGTVLI, encoded by the coding sequence ATGAAGATTGTATTCATGGGCACACCTGCCTTTGCAGTACCCTGCTTGCAGATGCTGATTGATGAGGGTTATGAAGTTGTGGCCGTAGTTACCCAGCCCGATCGTCCGCAGGGCAGAAAGAAGAACCTGGTTCCTTCACCGGTCAAAGAAGCAGCAATGTCACTGGGATTGCCTGTGATTCAGCCAGAGCGGATGCGCCGTCCTGAGGCAGTAGCTGAGCTAGCCACCTATGCGCCGGATTTAATTGTTACAGCAGCTTACGGACAGATTTTGCCCAAAGCGGTACTGGATTTACCTCGCAACGGCTGTGTGAATGTTCACGGTTCGCTCTTGCCCAAATACCGGGGCGGTGCGCCGATTCAACGCTGCATTATAAATGGTGAGAAGGAAACGGGTGTAACCCTAATGTATATGGCTGAAGGACTGGACACCGGAGACATGATCTCTCGTGTAGTTGTACCGGTTGAGGATGAGGATACTTCCGGCATCCTTTTCGGTAAGCTGAGTCTGGCTGGACGGGATCTGCTGAAGGCTGAAATGCCACGATTGGCGGCTGGACGACGCTCAGCAACTCCACAGGACGACAGCGAAGCGACCTACGCGCCGAACCTGAGCCGTGAGGATGAACGGATAGATTGGAACGCAAGATCGCTGGATACGTATAATCGCGTTCGTGGCTTGGTCCCCTTCTCGGGTGCGTTCACGCTCTGGAACGGAGAGACATTCAAGGTTTGGGCCGCTAAAGTTGCTGTGCAAGGAAAGAATGGGAACCATAAAGAACCTGGAACGGTATTGTCTATAAACGAGCAGGGCGTAGAGGTGAAGACCGGAGACGGTAGCATACTGCTGACATCGGTACAGCCAGCAGGCAAAAAAGTCATGAGCGCTGCTGATTTCAGCCGTGGTGCCGCAATGAAGCCTGGCACGGTGTTAATATGA
- the def gene encoding peptide deformylase: protein MAIRMIVKEPDEVLHKRAKEVQVLTPNVKKLLNDMRDTMYDAEGVGLAAPQVGILKRLIVIDADDEHGLIQMINPEIISMEGEQLGAEGCLSIPGLNGDVRRAETVTVRGLNREGEEITITGSGLLARAFQHEIDHLNGVLFTDIAEKVYEYTAERDESEE, encoded by the coding sequence ATGGCGATTAGGATGATCGTTAAAGAACCGGATGAAGTGTTGCACAAGAGAGCGAAAGAAGTACAGGTACTTACACCAAATGTAAAAAAATTACTCAACGATATGAGAGATACTATGTACGATGCTGAAGGCGTTGGTCTTGCTGCGCCACAGGTCGGCATTTTGAAAAGACTTATCGTAATTGATGCGGATGATGAGCATGGACTGATTCAAATGATCAATCCAGAAATCATCAGTATGGAAGGCGAGCAGTTAGGTGCGGAAGGTTGCTTAAGCATTCCAGGCCTTAACGGTGATGTGCGCCGTGCAGAGACAGTAACTGTACGTGGATTGAACCGGGAAGGCGAGGAAATAACGATTACCGGCAGCGGTCTGCTGGCACGGGCTTTTCAACATGAGATCGACCATCTTAACGGAGTTTTGTTTACCGATATTGCCGAGAAAGTATACGAGTATACGGCTGAGCGTGATGAATCTGAGGAGTGA
- the priA gene encoding primosomal protein N' yields MDIAKVIVDVPVRSTDRPYDYLIPESLKLWIEVGSRVAVPFGHRTVQGFVVSLESGDHGTIPGLKAIQEVLDLLPPLSPELIELADWMSQRYACRRISALQAMLPTALKGKAERLISLGDVGEEASAPEDELFPMFSDTDPEEQGITDFVRRNGEVSMKQLTRNFPEAAETVKFMLRRGVLVESQSIKDKMGKKKLKTVELAIDVASAREMLGSFPGRSARQKELLTFLIEMEAMLPLPLKEVLAVLQISAGTVKALEEKGCVEINEVEVYRDPYRGRNFKPSLPLPLTVEQEAVYARIARTVDEQSHEVFLLHGVTGSGKTEIYLQCIQRCVNQGRQAVVLVPEIALTPQMVERFKGRFGSGVAVMHSRLSVGERYDEWRKIREGKAMVAVGARSAVFAPFANLGLIIVDEEHESSYKQEENPKYHARDVAVRRAEQGGAAVILGSATPSLESYHAARAQSDIHFSPVLLEMPSRALGNELPKVHVVDMRDELKEGNRSMFSRRLHAALLERLERKEQTVLLLNRRGFSTFVMCRSCGYVAGCPECDISLTYHSRSDNLRCHYCGHAEPAPKVCPECASEHIRFFGTGTQRVEEELGKLFPGMRVIRMDVDTTTEKGSHEKLLNLFRDKKADVLLGTQMVAKGLDFPDVTLVGVITADSALNLPDFRAAEKTFQLLTQVAGRAGRHQLPGEVVVQSYTPEHYSIIHASTHDYSSFVREELQHRKGLHYPPYCRLILVTLSHEQLPVLLRMAENYALNIQGKARQLRWYGSLDKLSTDALDLLGPVASPMPRLKGRYRFQCIIKWRGAINAIGLAREVAEALEDSVRDKDLQISIDVDPQMLM; encoded by the coding sequence ATGGATATTGCCAAGGTCATTGTTGATGTTCCTGTGCGAAGCACTGACCGGCCTTATGATTATCTTATTCCAGAATCTCTGAAACTGTGGATTGAAGTAGGCAGTCGAGTGGCGGTTCCATTTGGACACCGCACGGTGCAGGGGTTTGTTGTTTCTCTGGAATCAGGAGATCATGGTACTATTCCTGGTTTGAAAGCCATTCAAGAGGTGTTGGATTTGCTTCCACCGCTATCCCCGGAGCTTATAGAACTGGCTGATTGGATGAGTCAGCGATATGCTTGCCGACGTATTTCAGCATTGCAGGCCATGCTGCCTACGGCTCTTAAGGGCAAGGCTGAGCGTCTAATCTCACTAGGAGATGTTGGTGAAGAAGCAAGTGCTCCTGAGGATGAATTATTCCCGATGTTTTCCGACACGGACCCTGAGGAACAAGGGATTACTGATTTCGTTAGACGAAACGGTGAGGTTTCGATGAAGCAGCTTACCCGTAATTTCCCGGAGGCTGCCGAGACTGTGAAGTTTATGCTGCGGCGTGGAGTCCTTGTGGAAAGCCAATCGATCAAGGACAAAATGGGCAAGAAGAAGCTGAAGACAGTTGAATTGGCTATTGACGTTGCTTCGGCACGTGAAATGTTGGGGAGTTTCCCGGGTAGATCCGCACGGCAAAAGGAATTATTAACATTCTTGATAGAAATGGAAGCCATGCTTCCGTTGCCCCTTAAAGAAGTTCTGGCTGTGTTGCAAATATCAGCCGGTACCGTTAAAGCACTGGAGGAAAAGGGCTGCGTAGAGATCAATGAGGTTGAAGTGTACCGTGATCCTTACCGCGGCCGTAATTTCAAGCCAAGTTTGCCATTGCCTTTGACTGTAGAACAGGAAGCAGTATATGCGCGCATTGCGCGCACGGTAGATGAGCAGAGTCATGAAGTGTTCTTGCTGCATGGTGTGACGGGAAGCGGGAAGACAGAAATCTATTTGCAGTGTATTCAGCGCTGTGTGAATCAAGGCAGGCAGGCGGTTGTACTTGTCCCTGAAATTGCGCTTACACCGCAGATGGTGGAACGATTTAAAGGTCGTTTTGGCAGCGGTGTGGCAGTCATGCACAGCCGATTGTCTGTCGGGGAGCGATATGATGAGTGGCGCAAAATACGTGAAGGCAAAGCTATGGTTGCTGTTGGCGCCCGCTCGGCGGTATTTGCCCCTTTTGCCAATCTTGGCCTGATTATTGTAGATGAAGAGCATGAAAGCTCCTATAAACAGGAGGAGAATCCCAAATATCATGCCCGCGATGTCGCTGTTCGCAGAGCGGAGCAAGGTGGGGCGGCGGTAATTCTAGGTTCTGCCACTCCTTCGCTGGAGAGTTATCACGCAGCCAGAGCGCAAAGTGATATTCATTTCTCCCCAGTACTCCTGGAAATGCCTAGTCGAGCGCTTGGCAATGAACTGCCAAAGGTGCATGTTGTAGATATGCGTGATGAGCTCAAAGAAGGTAATCGTTCGATGTTCAGCCGTAGGCTGCATGCCGCATTGCTTGAAAGACTGGAACGTAAGGAACAGACGGTTCTGCTCCTTAACCGCAGAGGATTCTCCACCTTTGTGATGTGCCGGAGCTGTGGTTATGTGGCGGGTTGTCCGGAATGCGACATTTCGCTTACGTATCACAGCCGTAGTGACAACCTGCGCTGCCATTATTGTGGTCACGCCGAACCTGCACCGAAGGTCTGTCCAGAATGCGCCAGCGAGCATATCCGTTTTTTTGGAACGGGGACGCAGCGGGTAGAAGAAGAGCTTGGGAAGCTGTTTCCTGGCATGCGAGTTATTCGTATGGATGTGGATACCACTACAGAAAAAGGTTCCCATGAGAAACTGTTAAACTTGTTTAGAGATAAGAAAGCAGATGTATTGCTAGGTACACAGATGGTTGCGAAGGGTTTGGATTTTCCTGATGTTACGCTTGTCGGCGTGATTACAGCGGATTCAGCGTTGAATTTACCTGATTTTCGCGCTGCAGAGAAGACGTTCCAACTGCTGACTCAAGTAGCGGGAAGAGCGGGCCGACATCAGCTTCCCGGAGAAGTGGTAGTTCAGTCTTACACCCCAGAGCATTATTCAATCATTCATGCCAGTACTCATGATTATAGCTCCTTTGTAAGGGAAGAGCTGCAGCACCGCAAAGGGTTGCATTATCCACCTTACTGCAGACTGATCCTTGTCACTTTATCGCACGAACAGCTTCCGGTTCTGCTGCGCATGGCTGAGAACTATGCTCTGAATATTCAGGGTAAAGCCAGACAATTGCGCTGGTATGGCAGTCTGGACAAGCTGTCTACAGATGCCTTAGATTTGTTGGGCCCCGTTGCTTCGCCTATGCCACGTCTGAAGGGTCGATACAGATTCCAGTGTATAATCAAGTGGCGCGGTGCTATAAATGCTATAGGACTTGCTCGTGAAGTCGCTGAGGCACTTGAGGATTCGGTGCGTGATAAAGATTTACAGATAAGCATTGATGTTGATCCACAGATGTTAATGTAA
- the coaBC gene encoding bifunctional phosphopantothenoylcysteine decarboxylase/phosphopantothenate--cysteine ligase CoaBC has product MKSLKGKTIVLGITGGIAAYKAASLTSKLVQKGAEVHVIMTASAKQFITELTLQSLSKQRVYSDTFQERDPSSISHIDLADSADLVLIAPATANIIAKMAHGIADDMLSTMLLAATSPVMVAPAMNVHMYQHPAVLNNMNILSSRGVHFIEPGEGLLACGYVGKGRLEEPETIVSCIETFFALQKSAASGPLAGKKVVITAGGTVERIDPVRYISNDSSGKMGFALARAARAMGAEVVLIAARTDEAPPQEPDLQVVRVQSAQDMYEAVTAVWDDCDILISAAAVSDYRPKQSSALKIKKSGETMTLELIKTTDILETLGKTKQKQFLIGFAAETGNAEVYARDKLVRKNCDLIVANDVAIAGAGFGTDTNIVSIYDVNGLVLDLPLQSKDEVARRLLTLAAECISGVTL; this is encoded by the coding sequence TTGAAGAGCTTGAAAGGTAAAACCATTGTACTAGGTATTACTGGTGGGATAGCTGCCTATAAGGCGGCTTCTTTGACTAGCAAGCTTGTGCAAAAGGGAGCCGAGGTTCATGTCATTATGACTGCATCGGCAAAACAGTTTATTACAGAACTCACATTGCAGTCCTTGTCTAAGCAGCGTGTATATAGTGATACTTTTCAGGAACGAGACCCGTCCTCCATTTCACATATTGATTTAGCCGATTCAGCAGATCTTGTACTAATAGCACCGGCTACCGCAAACATCATTGCCAAAATGGCCCATGGTATTGCTGATGATATGCTGTCTACTATGCTTCTTGCTGCTACATCGCCAGTGATGGTTGCTCCAGCGATGAATGTTCATATGTACCAGCATCCTGCGGTGCTGAATAATATGAACATTCTTTCCAGTCGCGGGGTACATTTCATAGAGCCTGGCGAAGGTTTGCTAGCCTGTGGTTATGTAGGCAAAGGACGGCTGGAGGAGCCGGAAACCATCGTAAGTTGCATTGAGACTTTTTTTGCACTTCAGAAGAGTGCAGCTTCCGGACCCCTAGCGGGCAAAAAAGTCGTCATCACAGCTGGCGGAACAGTCGAACGAATTGATCCTGTCCGCTATATTTCCAATGATTCCTCTGGTAAAATGGGTTTTGCATTGGCGCGCGCCGCACGGGCAATGGGGGCTGAGGTAGTCTTAATCGCCGCCCGAACGGACGAAGCACCTCCGCAAGAGCCTGATCTTCAAGTAGTACGCGTTCAATCTGCTCAAGATATGTATGAGGCTGTCACTGCCGTATGGGATGACTGCGATATTCTGATTAGTGCAGCTGCTGTATCGGATTATCGCCCTAAACAAAGCTCTGCATTAAAGATCAAAAAAAGCGGAGAAACCATGACCCTGGAGCTTATAAAAACTACAGATATATTGGAAACACTGGGTAAGACTAAGCAAAAGCAATTTTTGATTGGTTTTGCTGCGGAGACAGGCAACGCAGAAGTTTATGCCAGAGACAAGCTGGTTCGTAAGAACTGTGATCTGATCGTAGCTAATGATGTAGCAATTGCGGGGGCCGGATTCGGAACGGATACCAATATCGTATCTATATATGATGTGAACGGTTTAGTACTTGATCTTCCTTTACAATCGAAGGATGAGGTGGCACGGCGGTTGCTTACGCTGGCAGCTGAATGTATTTCTGGAGTAACTTTATAA
- the rpoZ gene encoding DNA-directed RNA polymerase subunit omega — protein sequence MLYPSIDEMMTKVDSKYSLVVASARRARQLREGGHTDIKNPKAYKYVGVALEEIYEDRIIVTRGEEEDEKEK from the coding sequence ATGTTATATCCATCTATTGATGAAATGATGACCAAGGTTGACAGTAAGTATTCGCTCGTTGTCGCTTCTGCTCGTCGGGCAAGACAATTGCGTGAAGGGGGACACACTGATATTAAGAACCCCAAAGCTTATAAGTATGTTGGTGTTGCTCTTGAAGAGATTTATGAAGATCGGATTATTGTAACCCGTGGTGAAGAAGAAGACGAGAAAGAAAAGTAG
- the gmk gene encoding guanylate kinase, with protein MSKGLLIILSGPSGVGKGTVCTALRPRMPKLIYSVSATTRSPRAGEEDGVNYFFKTKEQFAAMIEADQLLEYAEYVGNCYGTPRDFVERTLDSGRDIILEIEVQGALKVKEKFPEGIFVFLLPPSMDELKDRIRGRGTEHPDVIDHRMSVAEDEIGLMRHYDYAVVNDEIDLACKRIESIIIAEHCKVR; from the coding sequence ATGTCAAAAGGATTGCTGATCATATTATCCGGTCCTTCCGGTGTTGGTAAAGGAACTGTATGTACTGCGCTGCGGCCTAGAATGCCGAAACTTATTTATTCGGTTTCTGCTACTACCCGCAGTCCACGTGCGGGCGAAGAAGACGGCGTCAATTATTTTTTCAAAACCAAAGAACAGTTCGCAGCAATGATTGAAGCCGATCAATTGCTCGAATATGCGGAGTACGTAGGCAATTGTTACGGTACTCCACGTGATTTTGTAGAGAGAACTCTCGATAGCGGAAGAGATATTATTCTGGAGATCGAAGTTCAGGGAGCTCTCAAGGTCAAAGAAAAATTTCCTGAAGGCATCTTTGTGTTCCTTCTTCCTCCTTCGATGGATGAGTTGAAGGACCGTATTCGAGGTCGTGGTACAGAACATCCTGATGTGATTGATCACCGTATGTCTGTGGCAGAGGACGAAATTGGCCTTATGCGACATTATGATTATGCTGTAGTCAATGACGAGATTGATCTGGCCTGCAAGAGAATAGAAAGTATCATTATCGCCGAACATTGTAAGGTGAGATAA
- a CDS encoding DUF370 domain-containing protein: MAIKLINIGFGNIVSANRIISIVSPESAPIKRIIQEARDRHMLIDATYGRRTRAVIITDSDHVILSAVQPETVAHRLSSKDDDNDE; encoded by the coding sequence ATGGCAATTAAACTTATCAACATCGGCTTTGGGAATATCGTGTCGGCGAACCGAATTATTTCCATCGTCAGCCCGGAATCAGCACCGATTAAACGTATTATTCAGGAGGCTAGAGACCGGCATATGCTGATCGATGCCACCTATGGCCGTCGGACCCGTGCCGTTATAATTACTGATAGTGATCACGTCATCCTGTCAGCAGTTCAACCGGAGACTGTCGCGCATCGCTTATCCAGTAAAGACGACGATAACGACGAATAA
- a CDS encoding YicC/YloC family endoribonuclease — MSFSMTGYGQSSLQFSGYKIMFEVKSVNHRYCEVVLRMPRDWTGYEDMLRRKIQQHIKRGRVDVIINRERDEEAGSGPMLNRSAVKSYLLAADELKDEFGLGGELTLRDILSMPGVMEIQEEAVSSLPAALEDFSEVLEFGLTQSLDSLMEMRAREGSFLVADVEQRLNHLKKLHSGMAELAPVVVSEYRDKLRQRLSELNDGTFPFDEHKFGLEVAIFADRCNIDEELTRLYSHFEQCRMLLNGNEPVGRKLDFLIQEMNRETNTIGSKCNNLMLVNLVLDMKAELEKIREQAANIE; from the coding sequence TTGTCATTTAGCATGACCGGATACGGTCAATCGTCCCTGCAATTCAGCGGCTACAAGATTATGTTCGAAGTCAAATCGGTGAATCACCGTTACTGCGAAGTTGTGCTGCGGATGCCCCGGGATTGGACGGGTTATGAGGATATGCTGAGAAGGAAGATTCAACAGCATATCAAACGGGGACGGGTAGATGTTATCATCAATAGAGAGCGCGATGAAGAGGCTGGCTCTGGACCTATGTTAAATAGGTCTGCTGTTAAGTCTTATCTGCTAGCTGCAGACGAGCTGAAAGATGAGTTTGGGCTGGGTGGAGAATTGACACTGCGTGATATACTTTCTATGCCCGGTGTAATGGAGATTCAAGAGGAAGCTGTGAGCTCTTTGCCTGCTGCCCTTGAAGACTTCTCAGAAGTACTGGAGTTTGGATTAACGCAGAGCTTGGATTCATTAATGGAAATGCGTGCCCGCGAAGGCAGCTTTCTTGTAGCTGATGTAGAGCAGCGTTTGAACCATCTGAAGAAGCTGCATTCTGGAATGGCGGAGCTTGCTCCTGTTGTTGTAAGTGAATATCGTGATAAGCTGCGGCAGCGGCTGAGCGAGTTGAATGACGGGACGTTCCCTTTTGATGAGCATAAATTCGGATTGGAAGTTGCTATCTTTGCAGATCGCTGCAATATTGATGAAGAACTGACCCGGCTATACAGTCATTTTGAACAATGCAGAATGCTTTTGAACGGAAATGAGCCAGTGGGACGCAAACTGGACTTTCTCATTCAGGAAATGAACAGGGAAACTAATACAATAGGGTCGAAATGCAACAATCTGATGCTGGTCAACCTTGTGCTTGACATGAAGGCGGAGCTAGAGAAGATTCGTGAGCAAGCAGCGAATATAGAATAA